The Fictibacillus phosphorivorans genomic sequence TGTAGCAGTTGTATTGATGAGGATCTGGATGCGTTCGGTGAGACTTATTGGCACCGAACGCACCAACTTCCTGGTGTTTTTATCTGTCCAAAACATGAAACGGTTCTTGAAGAAACAGAAGTCTCAGTCAAAGCGAATAATCAACATGAGTATATCGCTGCTCTACCTTCTGTTGAAAGAAAAAAGGCGGATTTAGGGGACTTAAGTAAAGACGACATCTCCTTGTTATTAAGGATTTCTAAAAAATCAAAGAAACTTCTTGATGGCAATCATTTGCAAAAGGATAATAATACGATTCGAAACAAGTATCAGATTCTACTGAAACAACAAGAATTAGCGAGTATTAGTGGATTTGTAAAAAGAGAAAGAGTATACGAACGGTTTTCTTCCATGTTTTCGGACTGCTTTCTTAATTTATTACAGTCACCTGTTACGTATGAAGAAACAAATTGGCTGACAATGATCTTTCAAAAGCACCGTAAGTCTTTTCATCCAATTCGTCACATCTTGATCATGATGTTTTTAGAAACAGATCTAGATCATCTGTTTGATAAAGAAGAGTATCTACCCTTTGGAAAAGGTCCATGGCTATGTCTCAATCACACTTGTGATAAATATCAAAAGCGTTCAGTTACTTCATTAACGGTCACAAGATGTTACAACACAAAAAAACCTGTTGGAACGTTTTACTGTAAACATTGTGGGTTTGTTTTTTCTCGTAGAGGTCCTGATAGTGAATACACAGATCAATATACAATCGGTACAATAAAGGATTACGGAGCTACATGGAAAGATAGATTGAAAACGCTAGTAATTGAAGAGAATGGTTTGCATAGTATCGCCAAAGAAATACGTGCTGATATTGCCACTGTAAAGAGGTATGCAGCGGAATTAAATTTAAATGTTTCATGGGTGCCACCCAAGCTGAATACTAGCTCATCAAAGCAAAGTACAGAGGAAACGGATGCAATGTTACTTGTACAGAAAGAAAGATGGAAAGAGCTTCAACAGCAGTATCCAGAGAAATCTAAGACGGAATTAAGGGATTTGGCAAAAGATGTTTACTCTTATATCTACCGTTATGATAAAGAGTGGCTAAAAGTACACTCCCCCATTAAAAAAAGGCTAATTTCAACGTATCAACGTATAGATTGGGAATTAAGAGACAATGAATTATTAAAACAAGTAAAAGAAACGGTTCAATGTTGGGATCAAGAAGCGACCAAACCTACGAGGATTACCGTTAGTGCTATTGCTAAAAAAATCAACAAGCTCTCACTGATTCAAAAGAAGGCTAATAAACTGCCAAAAACAATGAAGTATATAGATAAAGTAACAGAAGATATCGTTGAATACCAAAAGCGGCGTGTAGAATTTCTCGTCCAAAAGAAAAAAGAAAATAACGAACCGATCATTGATTGGGAGATATACCGAGAAGCGGGGCTGCGGTCAACAGTTTCAAGTGAAGTAAAGAGGTTGATTGCTTTAAGGGTAACGGAATATGAGTCTTCCAAAAAATGTTGATATAAAAACACTACTAAAAAGTAGTGTTCATCCTAAGATAGTAAAAAGCTAGAAAACATTAAGTTTCTGGCTTTTTGTTTCAACTGTAGTTAAAAGAATGTATGCGATAAATGTGTAAGTTAAAACAAGCTGACCTTTTTTATTTTCTAAATATTACTAAAATTTTAAATAATATTTATTAAACGCAACATAATATTACAATTTTTGATAAAATAATTTACATAAAATAGAAAAGTTAAGGCTGAGGTGAAACAACTATGATAAGTACTAGAGAAGATATTGATGTTTTATTAGTAGGTGCATTTCCAACAGAACAAGAATTGGAAGGAGATCCACGAATTATAATAAATAAGCAAAATTCTATTCAATTTAGATTAAAAGTAATAAGTGAAGCACCTAGAGATTTAAGAAAACAGTTCTTTACATGTTACGGTTCACAGATTGAAGGCTGGGAAGATACACCGACATTAGACAAGGAAATTAGATTAAATAGATTTATTGAATATGTTGAAGACAAGGTATTTATTTTTCAACCACAGTTACGCCAAGAAGAAGGACGAACCCATTATAATGTATCAACTGCAAGATTTCCTATAATTAAAAATCGTCCTAAAAATGTTGGTGAAAATAGCAATTTTATTCCTATCCCATATGCAAATGATTACTCAACCTTTGAATTTGAAACAAGGTTACTTGAAAGTAGAACAATTGGAGAACTTGGAAAGTATCAAAATTATGAAACTCCTCAGTTTGTACTAAATGGAGAATATCTTTATGGAGAATTCTTAGACCATAAGCGTGTATCTACAGGATTAATATTGTTAGCTGATAAGATAAATAAATTAAAATTCCAACCAGATATTTACGAAGGATATGTTTTAATACATAAAGACATAGTATTTATTGACTCTGTACTTTGTCGTCAAAAGTTACCTAAATGGTTTGCAGAAAAGGGCAATACAGTAACGGGAGAAGTTTTATACCATCGTATGGAAGAGGACTATTCTCAAGACCCTAATCATGAGCATATAACATCATTTATTAAAGAAGGAGATTTTATTGAACATCTTAAAAATACTGTAACTCTTAATAACTTGTTTTATGATAAAAAGGAATTGACTAATTTTCATGTTGCAATTAAGACAGGCAGTTTAGTTTTATTAAGCGGAATGTCAGGAACAGGGAAGTCTAAATTAGTTGATATGTATGCAAAAGCACTAGGGATTTTTGAAACAGAGCAATATAAAGTGATATCGGTAAAACCAAACTGGACGGATGATTCTGACTTAATTGGTTTTTTAGACACACTTAATAATATTTATCGGCCAGCCGATTCAGGATTAGTTGATTTACTTATTGAAGCACAAGATAATGAAAACCATATATACTTAATTAACTTTGACGAAATGAATCTTGCTCGCGTTGAACATTATTTTAGTCAATTCCTAAGTGTATTAGAAATGGAAGTAGGACAAAGAAAATTATCTTTGTATAACCCAAAATTGAAGGATAAAGTTTTTAATAGTTCACATTACCCTCCTGAAATAGAGATTGGGGAAAATGTTTTTTTTACAGGTACCATTAATATTGATGAATCAACACATCAATTTTCAGATAAGGTTTTAGATAGAGCGAATTTAATTAAATCTAAAGTTACGACATTTGATACATGGATGGAAAATGCTTTTAAGCCTTTAGAAACAAGTAAATCAATACCAGTAATATCTTATAATGACTTTAGCAAGTGGAAAAATAGGGATAAGCAACCTGTTTTAACTAATGATGAAATTAATTTTTTGCAGGATTATCATGATGATTTACAAAAAGTTGATAGTATGTTTGGAATAGGTTATAGAATTATCGTACAAATAGATAAATATTTAAAAAATATTCCTGATACCACTTTGGTTACAAGAAAAGAAGCCTTTGATTATCAATTTGCCCAAAGAGTATTACCAAAATTAAAAGGCTCTGAACAGCAACTAGAGAAAATTTTAGGGAATTTGAATGCTAAAGGACAATTATTTGATTGGCTTGATATTTATACAACAGTAAGTGACTTTACCATATCAAGACAAATACTTGAACAAAAGTTAAGGGAGCTTATTTATCATGGGTATACCTCTTAATGAAATACCCTTTACTATAGAATTTTCAGTTCACAGTTTTGGTTCGGGAGAAAATAAGGAATATATAAGAGATCTAGTAACTACTTACGCTAACAGTGAAATAGAGGCAAAGGTAGATCCTCTAGAAAAACTAGTCGAATTCAAAGAAATATTCGTTAATTTTAAAAGCAACAGCAGTAATTACCCAGAGGATGCAGCCCTTTACATTGATGGAATAGACGTATTAGAAAATTTACCAATAGATGAAAACGAGATAACTTACATACCACCAAATCAACATATTAAATTATTTAATTATTCTTCGGATGGAGGCATTAATACACCATGGATTCCTGGATGTTATAGGATATCTGTAAAATGGGAAAATAAATACTATTATTCTATAATTAAAATCTTTCCGAAGAATATGTCAGAGGATTCACTGGATATAATGAGGCTAGATTTAGAAAATGTCGCAATGGGACTTGCAAGGGGCCTGTTAAGAAGAAAGAAGTCAATAAGCAGAGCTATGAATCATTTGTCTATACCAGAATCTTCACTAGATGGTTACTTTTATTTGAAAACAAGGGAAAGAAAATTATTTTTCTATCTTGATGAAATAATTAATAGTCCCTTACATGATTTAAATAAAAAATATCAAGTCAGACCATTCCATAAGGTTACAAAAATTAATAATAAGACAAATAAGTGGATGCAAAGCGATAAGGGGATTTTTTATAATTCAGGAGTTGTAAATAAACCTACTATGCTTTTAACCCCTGTAATAAATATTGATAATAATACAACAGCAAATCTTTTTATCAAATATTTTTTGGAAGAATTTATTATTACTTTGAATAAAAGTATAGTAATTTTAAATAAAATTAAAAAATATTATGAAAATAATATTATACAATCGTTCAATATAAATGAAAAAAAGATTTATCAAAATGCATATGACGAAACCATAAATTTATTAAATGACGTTGTAAGGTTAACAAGAAAGATTAGAAAAATAACAAATAACAATTTCTTTATAGAAATTAAGAGACCAATAACATATAGCAAAATACCCTTAAGTATAACTAGAGACAATAGATATAAATTTATTTATGAAACATATAAAGAAATTAAAACAAACATTAAAGTAGATGTTAAAGCACTTTATGACTTCCAATGGAAATCCTCAGATCTAATATACGAATATTGGTGCTATCTAAAAATAATAGAAACCTTAATTGAAATGGGATATAAAGCAAAAAACGGTTGGATTTTCGATTTAAACCATGATGATAAAATCTTTTTACCATCGATTCCAGATGGAACCTGTGTACTTCTTGAAAAAGACAATTCAACGGTAAAGGTATTCTTTAATCAAAGGTTACCGCTTTTTCCAAAACAAGCTAAGGAAATGCACTCTCCAATATGGAGTAGATCACCAAAAAATAAACCCGATGTGCGTATGGATGTCTATCTCGCCCAACAACAAGGTACCCTTGTCTTTTCGCATTCACTTATTTTTGATGCTAAATATCGTCCTTCAGATCAAGTTTGGAACCTTAGTAGAGCTAAGACTCCCAGAAGGACAGAAGCAATGTTTCAATTAAGTGAATACGTTAATAAAATCGTTAGTACAAATAGCAACTCAAACGTGGTTAAAAAGGTAATTGCGATTTGTCCAACGGATTTAAAAAACAATAAAAAACATTTACACGATGAAAATCATAATGTCATATTAGTTAATCTTTCTCCAGGCGATACAAATGACTCCATTTCTGAAGTTATTAGACTTTATCTTTAGCTTAAAAATGTAATCAACAAGTTTTATTAATAAACTAGAAGTTAAAATTTTTAAACTATAAGTGGTAAAATATCAAAACCCCATTTCCAATTTGGAAATGGGGTTTTTAACGGTTTTGTATTTATAGTTTTTGCACTTGTCTTAAAAACCTAATTTTCTAACTGCATAATCAGTACCAGCTTTATCAAGCATTTCTTGCCAGGATGTGAAGCTTGTGTGAGATCTAACATAAACATCCCATTCATCATCAGGGATTGCAGCAAAGTCCTTACTTGAATTCACAGTATAAGGAGATTTCTCTATCATTTCTTCCATTGAAGAGAAAGAAGTAAATTGGTGCATAAATGAATTCGTAAATAATTCTTCAAATGAAATAGATTTCGTTTTTTCTAGTTCTTCGGCGTTATTTTCTAGCTCTTTTAAACGGTTTTGTAATTGTTTCATACCTGTCATTTTGAATTTCATTTTTATCACCTCCTATAAAATGGTAGTACAAAAGTGAAGATTATGGAAGGGTTATTTGTCGACAAATGTGTTTTTATTGGGTAAATACGCTTAGGTATTAATACTTTTAAAAACGTTGTCTAATTTTGGTTAAAATATACGTTTTTGTTATTATTTCTTTGATATAATTAAAATTGGATAAATAAGGATTAAAAGGGGTTATAAGATGACTGTACAATCTCACCTAGATGGTTTAGCTTCAAAACTTAATTTGAAGCAAGAGGAAAAGGATAAGGTTAACAAGTCAATCGATACATTAAGCACTCGATTGAAAGCATATTTTGATGATGAGCTAAATGGTCATTTTAAATTTGGCTCTTACACAAGAGGAACCATCTTGCCAAGGAAAGCTGACATATACTCCGATGTGGATTATATGGTCATCTTTAAAAATCCTAACAACTATAAGCCCCAGACACTTTTAAATTATTTAAAGGATTTTGTAAATCATTACTATAAAAGCTCAGAAATTTACCAGTCTCACCCTACCATTGTGCTAGAGTTAAATCACATTAAGTTCGAATTGGTACCTGCAAAAAAAGACACATGGGGGGATTTATATATCCCATCGAAGTCTTCCCCATTCGAAGAATGGATGAAAACAGATCCAAACGCATTTAATAAAAAGTTAAGTGATAAAAACGGAAGTCATAACTATGAAATTAAACCACTGGTACGGTTGATGAAGTATTGGAATCGATTGAATGGAAGTTATCGGTCTTCATATCTTTTAGAGAATTCGATCGTAGAAAACTTTTATTGGAACTGCTCAAATATCAAAGAGTATGTATATAGTACGATTGAAAAAATGGACTATTCCTATTTTGATCCACAAGGTTACAAAGACAAAGTAGATAGAGCTAAAAAAATTGTCGCAAATACAAGGGAATATGAATCGGAAAATATGCCTTATTCGGCAGAAACGGAAATCAAAAAGTTATTTCCTGATTTTTAGAGGAGAGTAATTATGGATCGCATTGATACAGTTGATGAATATTTCCAACTAGTAACAAAGGTTAATAAATGGAGTGCCTATTTGTTCTGGTTCTCCGTTTTATGTTCATGTTTGTCCTTTTTTACTGACAAAAGTCCTCTTTTAAATACAGGAATCAATATTATATTTATCATTGTTACGGTTGCTTATTTTATCTTAAGCAACTGGATGAGTCTATCGTTACTTCGAGAAGCTCAAGGTAAAAGGAGAATACATTTATTGTCTAATGCACTTGGAGTGAAACTAGATGACGAACATACGCAGCTATTTTATAA encodes the following:
- a CDS encoding McrB family protein yields the protein MISTREDIDVLLVGAFPTEQELEGDPRIIINKQNSIQFRLKVISEAPRDLRKQFFTCYGSQIEGWEDTPTLDKEIRLNRFIEYVEDKVFIFQPQLRQEEGRTHYNVSTARFPIIKNRPKNVGENSNFIPIPYANDYSTFEFETRLLESRTIGELGKYQNYETPQFVLNGEYLYGEFLDHKRVSTGLILLADKINKLKFQPDIYEGYVLIHKDIVFIDSVLCRQKLPKWFAEKGNTVTGEVLYHRMEEDYSQDPNHEHITSFIKEGDFIEHLKNTVTLNNLFYDKKELTNFHVAIKTGSLVLLSGMSGTGKSKLVDMYAKALGIFETEQYKVISVKPNWTDDSDLIGFLDTLNNIYRPADSGLVDLLIEAQDNENHIYLINFDEMNLARVEHYFSQFLSVLEMEVGQRKLSLYNPKLKDKVFNSSHYPPEIEIGENVFFTGTINIDESTHQFSDKVLDRANLIKSKVTTFDTWMENAFKPLETSKSIPVISYNDFSKWKNRDKQPVLTNDEINFLQDYHDDLQKVDSMFGIGYRIIVQIDKYLKNIPDTTLVTRKEAFDYQFAQRVLPKLKGSEQQLEKILGNLNAKGQLFDWLDIYTTVSDFTISRQILEQKLRELIYHGYTS
- a CDS encoding TnsD family Tn7-like transposition protein, with the protein product MLLWFPTPYPDELLYSVFARYHVRSGNTSPKITTEELFGTRSIRSVWDFPANLNILLKRLGPFWKTDDLILKHTLFPYYASFLLPKQAEKVKNSMITTKGSTIHTRIGVAASNVKQKINLWVCSSCIDEDLDAFGETYWHRTHQLPGVFICPKHETVLEETEVSVKANNQHEYIAALPSVERKKADLGDLSKDDISLLLRISKKSKKLLDGNHLQKDNNTIRNKYQILLKQQELASISGFVKRERVYERFSSMFSDCFLNLLQSPVTYEETNWLTMIFQKHRKSFHPIRHILIMMFLETDLDHLFDKEEYLPFGKGPWLCLNHTCDKYQKRSVTSLTVTRCYNTKKPVGTFYCKHCGFVFSRRGPDSEYTDQYTIGTIKDYGATWKDRLKTLVIEENGLHSIAKEIRADIATVKRYAAELNLNVSWVPPKLNTSSSKQSTEETDAMLLVQKERWKELQQQYPEKSKTELRDLAKDVYSYIYRYDKEWLKVHSPIKKRLISTYQRIDWELRDNELLKQVKETVQCWDQEATKPTRITVSAIAKKINKLSLIQKKANKLPKTMKYIDKVTEDIVEYQKRRVEFLVQKKKENNEPIIDWEIYREAGLRSTVSSEVKRLIALRVTEYESSKKC
- a CDS encoding DUF2357 domain-containing protein, which encodes MGIPLNEIPFTIEFSVHSFGSGENKEYIRDLVTTYANSEIEAKVDPLEKLVEFKEIFVNFKSNSSNYPEDAALYIDGIDVLENLPIDENEITYIPPNQHIKLFNYSSDGGINTPWIPGCYRISVKWENKYYYSIIKIFPKNMSEDSLDIMRLDLENVAMGLARGLLRRKKSISRAMNHLSIPESSLDGYFYLKTRERKLFFYLDEIINSPLHDLNKKYQVRPFHKVTKINNKTNKWMQSDKGIFYNSGVVNKPTMLLTPVINIDNNTTANLFIKYFLEEFIITLNKSIVILNKIKKYYENNIIQSFNINEKKIYQNAYDETINLLNDVVRLTRKIRKITNNNFFIEIKRPITYSKIPLSITRDNRYKFIYETYKEIKTNIKVDVKALYDFQWKSSDLIYEYWCYLKIIETLIEMGYKAKNGWIFDLNHDDKIFLPSIPDGTCVLLEKDNSTVKVFFNQRLPLFPKQAKEMHSPIWSRSPKNKPDVRMDVYLAQQQGTLVFSHSLIFDAKYRPSDQVWNLSRAKTPRRTEAMFQLSEYVNKIVSTNSNSNVVKKVIAICPTDLKNNKKHLHDENHNVILVNLSPGDTNDSISEVIRLYL
- a CDS encoding SMODS domain-containing nucleotidyltransferase, with amino-acid sequence MTVQSHLDGLASKLNLKQEEKDKVNKSIDTLSTRLKAYFDDELNGHFKFGSYTRGTILPRKADIYSDVDYMVIFKNPNNYKPQTLLNYLKDFVNHYYKSSEIYQSHPTIVLELNHIKFELVPAKKDTWGDLYIPSKSSPFEEWMKTDPNAFNKKLSDKNGSHNYEIKPLVRLMKYWNRLNGSYRSSYLLENSIVENFYWNCSNIKEYVYSTIEKMDYSYFDPQGYKDKVDRAKKIVANTREYESENMPYSAETEIKKLFPDF